The uncultured Trichococcus sp. DNA window TGCCCCCGCGGAATATTTCCGCATAATAGGCAGCGTAGTTGATCATATATGCCAGAATCGCTGCCGAAAAACGATCCAGTGTAATGCCTATCAGCGGCAAACCGAAGAAAACAAACATCAATTGCAGCAGCAAGGGTGTCCCTCTCATGATGAAGACATATATCTGGATCAGAAAACCCAGCCACTTCGGTCCGTAAACCCGGATGACGGCGATCAGAAATCCTAACGGAATGCTGGATACCCCTATGATGAAGAACAGCGTAAGTGTCATCTTCAAGCCGTCAAGCAATGATGGCAGTATCGTCTGTATCAAGTCCATTTCATAAACCTCTTTCTTACCCTTTATTTTCGTTATTCACTATAGAACCATTTGTCGTAAATTTCATCAAAGGCCCCGTCTTCCTTCATATCGACCAAGGCTGCATCGACACGCTCCTGCAGTTCTGTGTTGTCCTTTTTGAAGGCAACCGCCATTTCGTCTTCCCCGAAGTTATCGTCCAGGACACGGTAGATGTCTTTCCCGGACTGCTTCATGTAGTAACGGCCGTAGACTTCACCGACGACGATGGCATCCACACGGCCTGACTCCAAGTCGCTGAAAGCATTATTATTGGAAGGATAAAGCACCAGATCCCCGCCCAATTTTTCAAATATCCCGGACTCATCTTCCATGATCTTGTCCACTGAACTGGAAGATTGTTGCGTCGAAACCAACTTTCCTTCCAGGTCCGCTTTCGTTTGGATGTCGCTATCCTTCAAGACGATGATGGATTGCGCATCCAAGATGTACGGTTCGCTCAAGAGGACTTTTTCGGCCCGTTCCGGCGTTATGGCATAGCCATTCCAGATCATATCGATGTTCCCTGAATCCAATTCGGTTTCCTTCATTGCCCAATCGATCGGCTGAAAAACCATTTCGGCACCGATCCGTTCACCGACTTCCTTCGCCAGGTCAACATCGAATCCGATGATTTCATTGTTGTCATCACGGAATCCCATCGGCGCAAAAGTATCATCCAAACCCACGACCAGCGTTTCCTCAGGAACAACTTCCGAGCTGGCGGAAGTGTCATCGGCAGTCCCTCCGGCGCATCCAGCCAATACCAATAGACCCGTTCCGACCAAGGCAGCTTTTTTTAGCTTATCCAACATTCGACTTTCCCCCTTAACCAACAATTTTGTTATTCAGCGAACCAAGTAGCATAGATTTCATCGTAGGTTCCATCTTCACGCATATCATTCATCGCTGCATCGATTGCTTCTTTCAGCGCGACATCTTCCTTGCGGACACCTATACCATATTCTTCGTCGCCAAAATTATCGTCAAGAACAGCAAACTTTTCCTCGCCTTTTAGTTTCATCGTATAACGGCCCAACACTTCGTCAACGACGATTGCATCACTGCGGCCGCTTTCCAGGTCATTGAACACATCGTTGAAGGTAGGGTACAAAATCGGCGCGCCCCCATCAAACTCAGCAGCAATACCCGTTTCGTCGGCATTGATGGCATCGAATGCTGCAGATCCTTGTTGCGTCGCGACGACTTTCCCGGCCAAATCGGCTTTTGTTTCGATATCACTGTCCGCCAGCGTGACAATGATTTGGCTGTTGTTCAAATATGGTTCTGAGAACAACACTTTCTCTTTGCGTTCTTCCGTTATCGTATAGCCATTCCAGATCATATCGATGTTCCCTGAAGCCAATTCGGTTTCCTTCATTGCCCAATCGATCGGCTGGAAAGTGATTTCCACATCCAAGCGTTCTGCAACCTCTTTCGCCAACTCGACATCGAAACCGACGATTTCGCCACTCTCATCTTTGAAGCCCATCGGCGCAAAGGTATCGTCCAGCCCCATCACCAATGTTTCTTTGATCCCTGAATCTTCCGACACGATTGCAGAAGAATCCTCGGCAGCGCCTCCACCGCATGCAGCCAATAAACTTGTAGATGCCAACAACATTAATGCTAATTTTTTCATATTCTTCTCCTCCATATATGTGTACTTTTTTACTGCCTTATTTTTGTGGTGGTCCCCCATCACGCCGTTTCCAATAAAAAAAGCCCTCTAACTTTCTCCTGAAAGTTAAAGGACGATTGAAGTCGTGGTTCCACCTTTTTTTGCGGCATCTTCACAGAAACCGCCTCATAACGTTCCGTTTGAAACGTCAGTGCTGTAACGGGCACAACCGAGTCAACCTACTGAGAAAGCGGATGCTGTCTTTTCGGGATCCTTGCTCAGAGATGTGATTTCACTGATTGCTATTGTCTGCTCACACCACCCGCAAACTCTCTGGAAATAGTCAAAAGTTACTTTTTCTCTTCATTGCATTTAGAATTTAAGACAATAATACCACAGCCTTCGTTAAATGCAAGCATTTCATTAAAAAACATCTCATTCATTTCTCATCAGAATCAATCATACATCCAGCCAACCAGCTTGAACAATGGATAATAAATTAGAATGAACAACACAATATTCAGCACAATGGTCGGTCCTAATCGCTCTGATGCAAATGCGCTGAAATCAAGCTGTGTGATGCCCATCAAACTGTAGAAGCCAAAAACGAACGAATCCACCATAACGATCGCGCTGATGAACAACAGCGCCAACACGAAAACATTTTCCGTCAGGTATTTCTGCATTTTCTTCACGAAGTACACGATCACCGCAAAAGCGACTGCGTAAACACCCAGAATGCCACTATAATAGCTGTCGAACAACAGACCGAACAGAACCGCATACAATTGCATCGGCTGCTTCGGGAAATAGTAGGCAAACAGCACGAACCCGAACAGCATCAAGTGCGGCACGAGAATATACTCTTCACTGACAAACTGACCCGGGAAGGCGTTGATCAAAAATCCATCCAAGATCAAAAGCAAGTAAAGCATCAGAGGGATGAAATAAGTGTGATGTAAAGATCTGTTCTGCACCATCACTCACCACTCCCGCTCAGCCTTTTGATGACGGTCACGAACCGGATATTGTAAACCTCTCCGGCAGGCTCAATCGTCACTTGCTTGAAGAGACCGTAGCTGTCCATGGATACTTCTTTGACGGTACCGATCAATAAGGAACTCGGCGAAACGCCGCCCAATCCGGATGTCGCCACGCTGTCTCCGGGATTGATCACCGCATCGGGAGCAATTTGGGACATGGAGAGCCTCTTCGTATTTTCATCATAGCCGTTCACGATTCCATGAACAGGCCCGGATTCGGTTTGGATCTCTGCTGACACGCGGTTAGTCGTGTCGTTTGAAGTAGTCAGCAAGAGCACTTTCGCACTGGTTGAATTCACTTCGGATACACGGCCGATCAGACCGTTTCCGGCCATCACCGACATATCGACCTCCACCCCATCATTGGATCCTTTGTCGATTACGATCTGGTTCAACCAGCTATCCGGGTTGCGGGAAACCACAGAGGCATTGATCTGTTCATATTCCGATAAAGTATTCTTCAATTCAAGTTCTTCCTGCATCCGCGCATTTTCTTGTTCCAGATTGTAGACTTGCACTTGCAGTTCATAAACGGTATCAATTTTACTTTTTAAAGATTGGTTTTCTTCATACGTATTCATCAGGTTATCGACTGAATCAACAAAATTCGCCACTACTTCCGCTGGCTTAGAAAATATTCTCGCAATGGAGCCTGTCACATCGTTCCCCACTTGTTGCGGTACCGATGTATCTTCTCTGTTGTTGGTTAGAGAGTATGCTATCAAGCTGATAAAGGTAATCACACTGATCAATAGAATAATCAATTTTTTATTGTTAAAAAACTGATTCACATTGACACCTCATTTCGTACATCACTTTCAATTGCATTCATTATGGCTTACTGTCTAAAATTTTTACGCTTATAGACGTTAATGTTCTTCAATGTTTCGCCTGTCCCGATGGAGACGCAATCCAATGGATCATTGGCGATAAATACCGGAACTTCCGCTTCCGCCGAAATGACTTCAGCGATATTCTTCAGAAGAGCGCCGCCGCCTGTCAGAACGATGCCATGATCGATGACGTCAGCCGATATTTCAGGTGGCGTCTCTTCCAGCACTTCCCTCACGGAAAGGATGATATTCTCGACCACATCATGAATCGCAACCGCAATATCCTCGGCATGGATCTCCAGAGTCTTGGGCAAGCCATTCACCATATCACGGCCCCTTATTTCCATGGAACCGTAGGAAGCTGCTTTTTTGATATCGGCACAACCGATCGCTATTTTGATGTCTTCAGCAGTCCGTTCGCCGATCAACAGGCCATACTTTTTGCGTATGAATTGAATGATCGCCTCATCCATCCGATCGCCACCGGCTGTACTGGAGCGGCTCGTAACGATTCCTCCGAGTGAAATCGTCGCAACATCCGTCGTCCCGCCACCGATGTCCACTACCATGTTTCCCGTAGGCGCGTGCACCGGAAGACCCGCCCCCACCGCGGCAGCAAAGGGCTCTTCGATGATGAAAGCTTCTTTGGCGCCGGCGGTCCGGGTAGCATCAAGAACTGCCCGCTTCTCGACTTCCGTAACACCACTCGGTACGCAGACCATCACATATGGTTTGATGAATGTATTCCCAGTCGCTTTTTTGATGAAATATTTCATCATTGCGACAGTTGTATCATAATCCGCAATGACACCTTCTTTCATCGGACGCGATGCCACGATGGTACCGGGTGTCCTGCCGAGCATCTGGAAAGCTTCTTCTCCAACGGACAGAATCTCTCCCGTATGGATATTTTTGGCGACGACAGAAGGTTCTCTGATCACGATGCCCTTGCCGGCTATGAAGACGATCGTATTGGCCGTACCTAAATCAATACCGATGTTTTTACCTTTAAAATTCAAACTTACCAAGTACTTCTCATCCTTCCGTCTGATTGACTACAAACTCTCCCACAAACAAATTCTTTTCTATTTTACCACAAACCGGAACAAGAAAAACACCAATGTAACAAACAAAAGAAAGAATTAATCAATTTGACAGGAATGCAGTCGATTGGTAATACTGCCCCCAATTCCCCTCCTGATCGACACAATCTATTCGCACTATTCACAGGGAATATCCGGGCGGATCGGAGTTCCAGGACGAACATCGGACATCCGGCATTTAAAAAGGCCCGAGACAGTGTCCCGGGCCTTTCGATCGATTAAGTTAAGATAAATTAGATTTTTTCAACGTTGGCAGCTTGCGCTCCACGATTTCCCTCAACGATTTCGAATGAAACGGCTTGTCCTTCTTCCAATGACTTGAATCCGTCGCCTAAGATAGCTGAGAAATGTACGAATACATCATCTCCGCTTTCGCGTTCGATAAATCCGAAGCCTTTTTCTGCGTTAAACCATTTTACTGTT harbors:
- the mreD gene encoding rod shape-determining protein MreD, whose translation is MVQNRSLHHTYFIPLMLYLLLILDGFLINAFPGQFVSEEYILVPHLMLFGFVLFAYYFPKQPMQLYAVLFGLLFDSYYSGILGVYAVAFAVIVYFVKKMQKYLTENVFVLALLFISAIVMVDSFVFGFYSLMGITQLDFSAFASERLGPTIVLNIVLFILIYYPLFKLVGWMYD
- a CDS encoding amino acid ABC transporter substrate-binding protein; the encoded protein is MKKLALMLLASTSLLAACGGGAAEDSSAIVSEDSGIKETLVMGLDDTFAPMGFKDESGEIVGFDVELAKEVAERLDVEITFQPIDWAMKETELASGNIDMIWNGYTITEERKEKVLFSEPYLNNSQIIVTLADSDIETKADLAGKVVATQQGSAAFDAINADETGIAAEFDGGAPILYPTFNDVFNDLESGRSDAIVVDEVLGRYTMKLKGEEKFAVLDDNFGDEEYGIGVRKEDVALKEAIDAAMNDMREDGTYDEIYATWFAE
- the mreC gene encoding rod shape-determining protein MreC, with the translated sequence MNQFFNNKKLIILLISVITFISLIAYSLTNNREDTSVPQQVGNDVTGSIARIFSKPAEVVANFVDSVDNLMNTYEENQSLKSKIDTVYELQVQVYNLEQENARMQEELELKNTLSEYEQINASVVSRNPDSWLNQIVIDKGSNDGVEVDMSVMAGNGLIGRVSEVNSTSAKVLLLTTSNDTTNRVSAEIQTESGPVHGIVNGYDENTKRLSMSQIAPDAVINPGDSVATSGLGGVSPSSLLIGTVKEVSMDSYGLFKQVTIEPAGEVYNIRFVTVIKRLSGSGE
- a CDS encoding rod shape-determining protein is translated as MNFKGKNIGIDLGTANTIVFIAGKGIVIREPSVVAKNIHTGEILSVGEEAFQMLGRTPGTIVASRPMKEGVIADYDTTVAMMKYFIKKATGNTFIKPYVMVCVPSGVTEVEKRAVLDATRTAGAKEAFIIEEPFAAAVGAGLPVHAPTGNMVVDIGGGTTDVATISLGGIVTSRSSTAGGDRMDEAIIQFIRKKYGLLIGERTAEDIKIAIGCADIKKAASYGSMEIRGRDMVNGLPKTLEIHAEDIAVAIHDVVENIILSVREVLEETPPEISADVIDHGIVLTGGGALLKNIAEVISAEAEVPVFIANDPLDCVSIGTGETLKNINVYKRKNFRQ
- a CDS encoding amino acid ABC transporter substrate-binding protein, whose product is MLDKLKKAALVGTGLLVLAGCAGGTADDTSASSEVVPEETLVVGLDDTFAPMGFRDDNNEIIGFDVDLAKEVGERIGAEMVFQPIDWAMKETELDSGNIDMIWNGYAITPERAEKVLLSEPYILDAQSIIVLKDSDIQTKADLEGKLVSTQQSSSSVDKIMEDESGIFEKLGGDLVLYPSNNNAFSDLESGRVDAIVVGEVYGRYYMKQSGKDIYRVLDDNFGEDEMAVAFKKDNTELQERVDAALVDMKEDGAFDEIYDKWFYSE
- a CDS encoding amino acid ABC transporter permease, which gives rise to MDLIQTILPSLLDGLKMTLTLFFIIGVSSIPLGFLIAVIRVYGPKWLGFLIQIYVFIMRGTPLLLQLMFVFFGLPLIGITLDRFSAAILAYMINYAAYYAEIFRGGITAVPKGQFEAISVLGIGKVRGFFKIIIPQVTKIVLPSVGNEVIALVKDTSLVYVIGLGELLRAGQIAANTYASLVPFLAVGIVYLSVTAVITVLLNKLESKGNF
- the cspD gene encoding cold-shock protein CspD translates to MENGTVKWFNAEKGFGFIERESGDDVFVHFSAILGDGFKSLEEGQAVSFEIVEGNRGAQAANVEKI